From the Mahella australiensis 50-1 BON genome, the window TCCGCAGTTGGATTTTGGCGGTAGGACCATACGCTATACTGCCTGGTGGGATCTTACACCACAGCCCGGTTCTTCTGCAAGTGCTGACAGGCAGATAGCTCGCAGAAATGAGCTGGAGAAGAAATACAATTGTAAGGTAGAGTATGTGAATATACCGTGGGACCAGTATCTGCAGAAGTTTATAACGGCGGCTATGGCGGGCGATTCTATAGGGGATCTGGTTACGCTGGACAGCCGGTGGTTTTACCCGACTGCTGTAGCTAACGGTTACCTTTATGATCTCAATGAATTTGCGGATAAAGGCATCTTTGATTTTACTGAAGAAAAATGGAATAAAGATTTTCTCAAATGGGGTACTTTTGATGGTAAGTTGTATGGTTACGCTATAGGTAGGACGTTCCCCCGAAGCGTATTATTCTGGAATAAATCGTTGTTTGAAAGGGAAGGTTTGCCTAACCTCTATGATCTATTTTTCAACCATCAATGGACATGGGATAAGATGCTGGAGATTGCTAAAAAAGCCACAAAAGATAAAGATGGTGACGGTAAAATAGATCAATGGGGACTATCCGGTATAGATCTGGGGTTTGGCTTCGTGTTCTCAAATAATGCTGAAAGCGTGGACGTATCAGACCCTATTCATCCGAAGTTTGTGCTTAATTCGCCCAATGCATTGGAAGGACTGCAGGCATGGCAAGATTTCATTCAGAAGCATAAAGTGGTGGAGCTAAATCCTGAAGGTGCGGCATGGGATTATCCTAGACAGAGCTTTTCAAATGGCAATGTAGCTATGCTTTATACTCAATGGTGGATGGTGGATGATATAAAAAAGAATATGAAGGATCAATATGGCATAATCATGTTCCCTATGGGCCCCAAAGCTGATGAATACGTATCCCAATATTCCGGTTTTACCATTGATACCATACCATCGACGGTGAAAAATGCCGATCAAGTGGCCATATTCCAGAATGAAATGACCGAGCCTTATCCCGACGAAGATCCGGAAGAATGGAAAGATTACTACACTGAAAGGGTCTATGACGAACAATCTGTACAGGTCATAGAAATGCTGCAGGATAAAGGATTAAGCAAGGTCGATTGGTTCGGCTCATTCGATGACGTTGTGCAGATGTCCTATACTTTCATGTCAGAGATACAAAACGGCAGTAAAACGCCTCAGGTAGCTATAAGCGAGGTGGCGCAGCAAGCGCAGACGCTGCTGGACAATGCGCTTAAAAAGAAGCCCGAGGACCTTATCAAGACTGACGAAGCGGGACAATGAGGCGGTAGAGATCTTATGCTAATATCGGCGTAAGATCTCGTCCCATATGGAGAAGTAAAATATGAAAAAGAGTATAATCTTATATATAATCGTTTTATCGCTTATTTTTATGACGGCCTGTAACGATGGTAATACAGAAAGGAGTGTATTCGGCATGAGGAGAGGCATAAATATAGGAAATGCCCTTGAGGCCCCTAATGAAGGAGAATGGGGTGTCACTGTAAAGGATGAATATTTTAAAATAATAAAGGACGCTGGATTTGATACGGTGAGAATACCTATAAAATGGTCAGCGCATGCTATGGCTGATCCACCATATACTATAGATAAGGCCTTCTTCGATAGGATAGACCATCTAGTAAATCAATCGCTTGAGCAAAAGCTCTGTACTATAATAAATATACATCATTTCGACGAGCTGGTTAAGGATCCGGAAGCCCAGAAAGAGCGGTTTTTAAGCATTTGGCAGCAGATAGCCGAGCATTATAAGAATTATCCGGATAAGCTTTATTTCGAAATTTTAAATGAGCCCAACGGAGCATTGGACCAATACTGGAACGATTACCTTGCAGAAGCGGTAGAGGTGATAAGAAAGAGCAACCCTGACAGGATACTGATAGCAGGGCCGGGGAATTGGAATGGTATATCAGCGTTGGAAAATTTCGAGATTCCAGAAGATGATAAAAATATTATAGTTACATTCCATTATTATAATCCATTTTGGTTTACACACCAGGGGGCAGAGTGGGTCAATCCATCCCCGCCTGTCGGCAAAGAATGGGAAGGAACCGATGACCAAAAGCAATTTATAGAGGATGAGATACTTAAGGCTGTCGACTGGGCAAAAGAGCATAACAGGCAGCTTTTCATGGGCGAGTTTGGAGCATACAGTAAAGCGGATATGGAATCGAGGGCAAAGTGGACGTCGTTCGTAGCCCGCACGGCAGAAAAATATGACATAGCATGGGCCTATTGGGAGTTCTGCTCGGGCTTTGGCGCATATGACCCCGTGCTTAACCAGTGGAGGGAACCGCTGCTGCAAGCATTGGTTCCGTCTGAATAATGCATCCTCATCACAGGCCTTCTGAGGCTGACGGCATAGAACAACCAATACCTGGAATGCTGACTGGCGGACCAAACAGCGGAAGACAGGACCATGATGCGGAAAATAAAACACCTGCGGGTATGCCTCCAGCGAAATGCTATATAGATGACGTAGGCGGCTATTCGACGAATGAGATAGCTATATATTGGAATTTGCCTGCGGTTCTGGTAGCCGCATATTTTGATAAGTAGGTGTATGGTATGCGTAAGAAAATTCACGGTACTATTATAGTATATTGCATGTTTTTAACGCTTTTGTTTACTGGATGTGGCAGTGTACCTGTAAAAAGCAATGATCAAGCAAAACCCAATAAGGATGAGGAGGAAACAGATATGATAGAGGAAGTACCGTCATTAAAAGAGGTTTATAAAGACTATTTTTATATAGGCGCCGCTATAAGCGTTGATTCAGTGTCAAAAAGCCCTGATAAAGAGCTTATAGCCAAGCAGTTCAATATAATTACCCCAGAGAATGCTATGAAGTTTGAACCGATACATCCTCAGGATGGCATATATAATTTTGAACCGGCTGATAAAATCGTTGAATTTGCCCAGCGGAACGACATGAAGGTGATAGGCCATACGCTCATATGGCATAATCAGACGCCAGACTGGGTGTTTAAAGATGCGGATGGTAACCAGGTCGATCGCGATGTGCTCTTAAAGAGAATGGAAGAACATATAAAAGCAGTAGTGGGGCATTATAAAGGCAAAGTATATGGCTGGGATGTGGTGAATGAAGCTATAGAAGATACTGCCCCGTATGGTTTGAGAGATAGCATGTGGAAAAAGATTATAGGCGACGATTATATAGAATGGGCTTTCAAGTTTGCTCATGAGGCTGATCCGGATGCCGAGCTGTACTATAACGATTATAATACCGAGACGCCAGGTAAAAGAGAGGCGATATATAATCTTGTTAAAAGTCTTAAAGGAAAAGGTATCCGCATAGATGCCGTCGGTATGCAGTCCCATATAAATATATATTATCCCTCTGTGCAAGAAATAGAGGAATCCATAAAAAAATTCTCTTCGCTGGGCGTAAAGGTAAATATAAGTGAACTCGATATGGATCTATATAAATGGGATGAAAAAGAAGACAGGTATAAAGACGGCGTCCCTGACGATATATTGAAACTACAGGCCGATAGATATGGAGAGATATTCGCTTTGTATAGGAACTATAAGGATGTTATAGGACGGGTGACATTCTGGGGTTACTATGATGGTGGTTCATGGCTGAACGATTTCCCGATAAAAGGCAGGACCAATTATCCGTTACTTTTCGATAGAGAATTTAAGCCCAAGCCGGCTTTTTGGAATGTGGCGAAATTCGCGCAATAGGGTTCTGTATTTTCAAAGAAGAAACAGATATATGAAAGAACTAACGCAAGGACCGAAACTTCGAGAAATTGCTGATAATGTAAAGGCATCAGAGTGTCAGCTATTTATGGGGTTCAAAGGAATCCATGTTTATTCGTCAGGCGTGGGCCATGAAGAAAAGATATGATACTGCAAAAGCGTTAGGCAATATAGAGGAGCAGAAATAAAAGAAGTTGCATAAAAGGGGAGAAACCGGAGTGGGAGCCTCCTCCGGTCTCCCTGCGTAGAACAAAGGAATGTGAGAATAAGATCTTAGGAGACATGATAACAATATTCAGATTTGGGGTGTAATATAGTGAGGCAACTAAAAGAGATATTTTCTAATATAAAATATATTGCCTTAATAGCAAGCAAATATGAAAGACTATATTTGCCTTTGCTAATTGCCGTGAGTTTGATTCAAGGAACACTGCCTTTTGCAAATATTATAATACCCAAATATATCATAAATGAACTGACTGGCTCAAAAAGAGTAGATCACTTGCTGCTTCTTGTGCTTATATTGGTGGGCATAAATCTTATATTAAGGATAACAAACGAATATATATCCACAATATATATACAAGTTGCCGACGATCACTTGCAGAACAGGGTAGGTATGCTTATGGGATATAAAATCATGGACATAGATTACAATTATCTGGAAAATCCCGAAATTTATGATATGAAAGAAAAGGCTAACCGCATAAATAACGGTGTTATAAAGGACATTGTTGCAGCAGCTTCATCTATACTTTCCAACGTGATCACTTTAGTCGGCATAATATATATAATGGCTAAATTAAATCCTCTTATTATGCTCCTTATACTAGGTACTGTGACTATTTCGGCCAGGTCGAATATGAAAACCCAAAAACTTTTTTATACGATACAGAATCTTTTAATTCCCATCAATAGGAGGCTTAGTTACCTATTCCGTATGATAAATGATTTCACTTATGGGAAAGACATAAGGCTGTTTAACTTGGCAGGATGGTTAACGAAAAAATGTGAATACTATTGGCATAAGACAGTATTAGAAATGAAGCCGAGGATGGTCAAGGTTGCTCATACGAACTCTATAGCAATAATAGTGAGATTTATACAGGAAGGTATCGTATACATATACCTTGGACTCAGAGTAATATGGGCAAATATGACACTGGGCGACTTCGTTATGTACCAGAATGCCGTCAGGAGTTTTACTGATTCATTGAGTGCGATAGCATCGGCATTTGTGGCCATATACCAGAATAATATGTACGTAAGGGATTACAGGAATTTTATGGCATTGGAAAATAGGATCAATGTCGATAGAGATGATACTGTGCCGTTACCTGATTTAAGCAAACCTTATGAAATAGAATTTAAGGACGTATCTTTTAAGTATCCTGGTCAAAATTCATATGCTCTCAAGAACCTGTCTCTGACGATAAAAAGCGGGCAAAAATTATCGATAGTTGGGCTGAATGGTGCAGGTAAGACTACGCTCGTTAAACTGTTAATACGCTTGTATGATCAATGCGAAGGCGTAGTTTTATTAAATGGCACAGATATAAGGAAGTTCAACTATAACGATTATCTTTCACAATTTACTGTGGTGTTTCAAGATTTTAATATATTTGCTTTCAGCTTAAAAGAGAACATAGCACTTACAGAAAGCGAAAAATGTGATGATGAACGCTTGATAAGCGCTATAGAAAAAAGCGGTCTTGACGAAAAGGTCAGAAGCCTTGAAAAAGGGATGGACTCGCAAATATATAAAATATTCGATGAACATGGGATAGAGCTATCGGGTGGAGAAAAGCAAAAGCTTGCATTGGCACGAGCACTATATAGGAAATCTTCTATTGTGGTATTGGATGAACCAACTAGTGCCTTGGACCCGTTGGCAGAGTATGATTTATATAAGCGCTTTGCTGATTTGACAGAAGGGCGAACCACACTCTACATCTCGCATAGGATGTCAAGCTCCAAGTTCTCTGATGCAGTGGCAGTTATAAAGAATGGCACAATGGTGGAATATGGAACACATGAAGAACTGATGCGCAGAAATGGCGATTATACTACAATGTTTGAAGCGCAGGCCCAATATTATATATGATTATGTAAATATTTAGTTATATTAGATGAAATATGATTTTTTATGATAAAATAATATAATCAAAATAATTCCGAGTTGTTAGGAGTGCATAACGTGAAGGCTGATATCGATTATATAATACCGAACATATCATATATGGTGTACAGAAAGTGTACACCTGAATGGCATCTGGCCACGCGGAGCCTGGATTTTTATAATCTAATGATACTTACTGAAGGCCAGTGCGTGTTTGCGTGGAAAGATGGCTTTGCTAAGCTGACAAAGGGGTATGGTGTGCTTATACCACCCGGTACTATGCATTCCGCTGTTACGGATCCAGATGACCTTATGCACTGTTATGCATTTAACTTCCGTTATCACTGTGCTTGTATAGAAAACGATGAGGTTACCATATATGATTATAAAGATGTACCGCTTCCTTTAGACATGGTTTTTAAAGTAACCAACCTTGATAGAATTGTGAATATATTACGTGAACTGAATGACATGTGGGTTCATCAGAGGCAGGGCTATAAGATCAAGGCGAATGGCTTGTTCAATGTGGTAATTGGTGAACTTATGGGGCAGCATAGACTTAAAGGCATAGCTCCGGCCCACATAAAGCGTATAGAGAATGCTGTGGATTATATAAATGAGCATTATGATACGCCTATAACAATAGCTGATTTAGCGGAATGCGCAGGTCTGAGTCCCACGTACTTTGAAGCTGAATTTAAGCGTATTATGGGCTGTACGCCGATAGAGTACATAAATAATTTGAGAATAGATCGTTCTATAGAATTACTTTTGGCTGGGAACTATACCATTGGTGAAATAGCTGAAAAAGTGGGCTTTAGCGATATATTTTATTTCAGCCGCGTATTTAAAAATAAAAAAGGTGTGAGCCCGACTAATTATATAAAGTCATCATAATATAATACAAAAAGAAGTGGTTTTGTCTATAGAAACATGTTATAAAATGTTGTATTATGGAGCTATAATTGATTATTGGAGGTTGGTATAATGACCAGCAGGGAAATAATAAAACGCGTGCTTGAATTTAAAAATCCTGAAAGGATAGGATATGATTTTTTATCGCCTCATCCCAGCGATATAGTTTGGGGAGGAGTAAGTACGGGAAAGGCCACTAAATGGGGCAAAGATCCTGAAATATTGAAGCTTGTGCCTGGTTTTGAGGGCGAGGTATACATGGATGAGTACGGCAATATATGGGGACGTCTGGAGAGTATTACCAAAGGAGAGGTTATACGCGGTGCTTTAGAGGATGGATGGGAAGGCTTAGATAATTATCAACTGCCCGATTATTCGCCGTTGGAACTCTATCAGCCCGCTAAAAAACGTTTTGAAGAGCAGCCGGATAAATACCGATTAGGAGGATTGCCTGGTTTTCCATTCGCTATAATGCGATACATAAGGCGCATGGAGAACTTCTTGATGGATGTATTATTATATAAAGAAGAAGTACTGCGTTTGAATGATATGGTGGTGAATATGCTGCTAAAAGTCATAGACAACTATGCTGCTATAGGAGCCGACGGAGTGACATTTGCAGAAGATTGGGGTACGCAGGATCGACTTCTTATAAGCCCTAAGACATGGCGCGAATTATTTAAGCCATCTTTTAAAGTTCTTGTGGGCAGGGCGCATACGCATGGTATGCACGTTTTGATGCATTCATGCGGTTATATATACGACATCATACCTGATCTCATAGAAGTCGGCATCGATGCGCTTCAGCTCGACCAACCTGAGTTAATGGGTGTTGAGCGCTTAGGAGAGAATTTCGGCGGCAAGGTTACATTTTGGTCACCTGTGGACATACAAAAAATCATGCAGACCGGTAATGAACAACTGATTAAAGAAGAGGCTAAGAAAATGATATATTACTTCGGCCGATATGGTGGGGGCTTTATAGCTAAAGATTATCCACAATGGGATGCTATAGGTGTCAAAGAAGAATGGGCGCAATGGGCCAGGGACGCCTTTATGAACGGTTGACTTAAGCTAAAGAAAAAATTTTTCGCTAATACTTGACTTTACTTGCCGAAGGTTTATAATAATCATATAAGTGGTTGTAATACAAGTAGACAGCATACAGCATATAAAATATTAAGTAAAGAGGTGGTTGGAAATATGTCAATAGGGGAAAACTTGGAGAAATTATTTTCACTTGAGGGCAAGATAATTCTTTTAACAGGAGCTGCCGGAGGAATTGGCAGTGCATTGGCTAAAGGATTAGCTGATGCCGGTGGCGATATGGTGTTGTGCGATATCGCCGAGGAAAGGTTATCCGAGGTAGAAAATGATATAAAATCGAAGGGCAATAAGGCTAAAAGCTATAAACTGGACTTATTAAGCATGGATTCTATTAAAGATTGCGTGAGAGCTGTTATAAAAGATTATGGCAAGGTCGATGTGCTGATCAATTGTGCAGGCATAAACAAAAGAGAAGGTTTTTTGGATGTGGATGAAGCTACATATGACAGAATTATGAATATTAATCTAAAAGGGCTTTTCTTCCTTACACAAGAAGTTGTAAAACATATGATAAAAGAACACAGCGGAAACATAATAAACATATCTTCGCATAATGCTGTAGGTATGCTGGGAGGATGCAGCGTATACGGTGCCAGTAAAAGCGGAGTGGCCGCTTTGACACGCTCTATGGCCATTGAGTGGGCAAAGCATGGTATTAGGGCTAATGCAATTGCGCCGGGCCATATCCTGACTCCTCTTACCACCGAAACATGGGAGCATCCCGAGCGTAGCAGGTACTTAAAAGAACGGATTGCCATGGAAAGACCAGGCAATCCCGAGGAACTTGTTGGCATAGCCGTAATGCTGGCTTCCGATGCATCCAGCTATATGACCGGTACGATGGTGCATGTGGATGGCGGATGCTTGGCAGGCGGGTCGCCATGGCCATACAATACAAAATATTGATATAAGGATGAAACAGAGGTTTTTATATGGGAATTCAGCCGATAAAAAAGGCAAATGTGAGCGAGCAGGTTTATGAACAATTAAAGAAGCAATTGCTGAACGGCGAATGGAAGCAAGGGGATAAAATTCCTTCGGAAAATGAATTGGCAGAGGCTTTTAACGTCAGCCGTATAACGGTACGTCATGCCATACAAAAGTTAACAGCCTTGGGATTAATAGAAACGAGGGTTGGAGAAGGTTCTTTTGTAAGAGAAGTGAAGCCCGGCGTGTATATGAACGCTATAATCCCATTGGCTTATCTTGGCGAAAATTCAACGCTGGAAGTACTGGAATTCAGATACGTGGTTGAATCCGAATCTGTAGGACTTGCGGCTGAGCGAGCGACGCAAGAGGATATTGCAGAATTAAAGGAAATATTAAAGAATATGGAAGATGTTAAAGAGGATGCCCAACTCTTCGCAGAAGCCGACCTGCGCTTTCATTTTAAAATAGCTCAAATTACAAGGAATTCCCTAATAATTGAAACATATAATATTTTAAACGATATTTTAGAAACAGCTATGAATGATATTGTAAAAAGATTAGGCTTTGAGATAGGCATTTATTATCATACAAAGCTGCTTGAAGCTATAGAGCACCATGATAGCGAGCACGCCAAGAAGATTATGAAAGAGCATGTTAATAAGACTATTGAGAATTATAGGAAAGAGAGACTTGTTGAATGAAAAGGAGGGTTTATTATAATAGGACTTGTATGACAACTATCAACAGTTGACCGCTTAATATTTGTATATCTATTGAAACAGGTAGGTTAGAGAGGAGTTGGAAGATGAAGGCATTGATGTATTATGGACCTGAGGACTTGCGAGTGACAGAGGTACCAGAACCTGTACCCTTAAAAAATGAGGCTTTGATAAAGATAAAAACTTGTGGTATTTGTGGCAGTGACGTGCATGGATATTTAGGAATAACGGGCAGAAGGATAGCGCCGATGGTGATGGGGCATGAATTTTCAGGCGAAATCGTGCGTTTTGGAGAAGGTACTGTGTGCGATTACAAGATTGGCGATAGGGTAACGGTGCAGCCGGTCGACTTTTGCGGTGAATGCGAGAATTGTAAAAACGGCTATACAAATGTATGCTTGAATAAAAGGTTTTTTGGCGTTATGGATGTCAACGGTGCTTTTGAAGAGTACCTAGCTGTACCAGTGAAGCTTCTATATAAGCTACCGGATAATATCAGCTTTGATGAAGGAGCATTAATAGAGCCATTGGCTGTTGCATACTGTGGCGTAAAGAAAGCAGGTGACATTACTGGCAAAAATGTGCTGATCGCAGGCGGCGGAACTATCGGACAAATGATATTGAGCGTTGTTAAAGCAAAGAATGCGAAGAACATCATCGTTTCTGATCTAAGCGAGTTTAGGTTAGATATGGCAAAAAAGCTCGGCGCCACGCATGTAATCAATCCTAAAGATAAAAATACAGATGAGTTCCAAAGAGACATTCAAAATATTCTGGATGGTAGACTTGTGGATGTGGCCTTTGAAGCGGTTGGAATAGCTCCCACTGTTACACAGGCTCTGAGCAGCCTTAAAACGCAAGGAACGTGCATATGGGTAGGCAATAGCGCAAAGATGATAGAACTTAATATGCAGGATGTAGTGACGAAAGAGCTTAAAATATTTGGTACTTACATTTATACCCATGAGGAATTCGGCGAAACTATTGATTTCCTTTCCGAAACAAACTTAAATTTGAATACCCTTATCTCAAAAGAAATTGATTTAGAACAGGCGCCGGCAATGTTTGCAGAATTAGCTAAGACAACGGATAAGTATCTGAAGGTAGTCGTGAAGTTTTAATAAAAATGAATGGAGGATATTCTTATGGATAAACAAGAATTGATAAAAAAATTAGAGGAGCAGGCCAAGGTTTTAAGAAGAGATATCGTTGAGATTGTTGGTGTAGGCTTGCCAGGCCATATAGGTGGCTCATGTTCTTCTGCAGATATTGTGACAGCTTTATACTTCTATAAAATGCACCTAGATCCTAAAAACCCGAAGAAGGTAGACCGTGACAGATTTTTATTTAGCAAAGGTCACGCAGCTATAGTGCAATATGCGGCATTGGCGGAACTCGGCTATTTTGATAAAAGCGAATTAAAAAAATGTAAATCATTGGGTTCTATGTTGCAAGGGCATCCCGATTATAGGAAGACTCCTGGCGTTGAAGCTAATACCGGTTCACTTGGACAGGGCCTATCCATTGGCCTCGGTATGGCATTAGGTCTCAAGCTGGACAATATCGATAGGAAGGTTTATGTAATTGTAGGCGATGGCGAAATTGCAGAAGGTCAGATTTGGGAAGCCGCTATGGCGGCCTCTAACTTTAAGGCGGATAACCTCATAGCTATATTGGATAATAATGAGCTTCAGGCCACCGGCCCTATAGCCGAAAGGTTCAATACTAATCCATTAATTCCCAAATGGGAAAGTTTTGGATGGAATGTGATTGAGATAAATGGCCATGATATGGGTCAGATAATCGATGCACTGGATGAGGCTGATAATGTGAAAGGCAAACCTACTATTATCGTTGCTCATACTATAAAAGGCAAGGGCATCAGCTTTGCTGAAAATGCGGTAGAATACCATAATGGTGCCTTAACGCAGGAAGCGTACGAGAAAGCATTAACGGAATTATCATGTTAAGGAAAGGATGATTTGATATGAGTTATACGAATCAAAGGATAGCTTATGGCAACGCACTTGTTCAATTAGGCAGGGAGAATAAAAATATAGTGGCGTTGGAAGCGGATCTTGGAAAATCAACTATGTCCAATATGTTTCAGCAGGAGTTTCCCGACAGATATTTTGAGATGGGTATTGCAGAGCAGAATATGGCATCTACTGCAGCAGGTCTATCCTTAACTGGCAAAATACCATTTATACACTCATTCGCAGTATTTTCAACGGGCAGGGCGTTTGACCAAATACGCCAAACGATATCCATAGGTAGGCTAAACGTCAACATTTGCGGTTCTTCCGCCGGTTTGTCGGATTTTGGCGATGGTTCGACCCATCAGTCGGTGGAAGATATAGCGATTATGAGAGCTATACCTAATATGACCGTATTTTGCCCGGTTGATGCCAATGAAACGGGTAAAGTGGTAAGGGCTATGGCGGAAATTGACGGGCCGTGTTATATCCGAATAAACCGCAATGATTATGAAAATGTTATATCAGAAGATACGCCATTTCAGGTTGGTATGCCTACTGTATTAAAAGATGGCAGCGACATAGCAGTTTTTACAATAGGCATAATGGCGATTAAAGCGTTGGAAGCGGCAAAAGCATTAGAGGGCAAAATTTCTCTCAAGGTCATCAATGTCAGCACCATTAAGCCGTTAAATACACAGGTGATCATTGATATGGCAAAAAATTGCAAAGCCGTTATTACAGCTGAAGAACACAGTATCATAGGCGGGCTGGGCAGTGCTATAGTGCAGGCCCTTTCTAAAGAATGTAAACCCATAGAATTTATTGGTATAAACGATACTTTTGGTTGCAGTGCGCGGGGCTACGACGAATTACTAGATTATTTCGGTCTCACATCAGAGGCTATTATTCAAGCAGCACAAAGATTAAACAAATAAAAAGTATGATAAAAGGAGATGTGGTATTTATGAAAATAGGGTTTATAGGACTAGGTATTATGGGCAAACCTATGGCAAAAAACCTCTTGAAAGCAGGGCATGAGGTGGTTGGCTACGATATAGTTAAGGAGAACGTAGATAATGTGGTAGCTGCAGGTGCAAAGCCTGCTTCATCTGCTAAAGAAGTGGCCGAGCAGTGCTCGATTATTATTACCATGCTTCCTAATTCACCTCATGTAAAAGAGGTAGTCATGGGGGAAAACGGTATATTGGAAGGGGCTAAGCCAGGGACTATATTAATAGACATGAGTTCTATAGCGCCGTTGGCTTCCCAGGAGATATGTAAGGCGTGCGAGGCCAAGGGTGTCAAAATGATAGATGCACCGGTTAGCGGAGGAGAACCCAAAGCTATCGATGGCACGCTTTCCATCATGGTAGGGGGAGATAAAGCGGTATTTGAGCAGGTATATGACATACTTATGGTAATGGGCAGCAGCGCTGTACACTGTGGCGACATAGGGGCAGGCAATACTACAAAGTTGGCAAATCAAGTCATTGTGGCTTTGAATATTGCGGCTGTTTCTGAAGCCTTCATGTTGGCGACAAAGGCCGGAGTAGATCCGCAGTTGGTGTTTGATGCTATAAAAGGCGGGTTGGCTGGTTCTACCGTTATGAATGCAAAAGCACCAATGATTATGGAAGGTAACTTTGAACCCGGTTTTAAGATTGATCTTCATATCAAAGACTTAAATAATGTCTTAGAAACAGGGCATAGCGTGGGCTCTCCGCTTCCGTTGACCGCTGCAGTGATGGAAATGATGCAGACACTTCACGCCGACGGTTATGGGCAAAAGGATCACAGCGCTTTGGCAAAATATTATGAAAAGCTGGCTAATACGGAGATTAGGAAAAGATAGTTTCTACTGCTCTTGAATCTCGACGCAACGCTCAAGTATTGGCTAAATATTAGCTAATACTTGAGCGTATATTACCATGTAAGTTCTAACATTTAGTAAATTTGTAAATTTTCATATTAAATATAACGGGGAAATTGAGTATGGGAGTTAGTGGGTATCAGTTAATTATAGGTCTTGCCATAGGCATTACATTATTAATCCTTATGATTGTAAAAACGAGAATTCACACATTTTTTGCCTTGATCATATCATCTGTTGTGACAGCTGCGCTATGCGGGGTCCCGATGGATAAGATAGTAAGCATGGTTACCACTGGTTTTGGAAACACATTAGCAAGTATAGGGATTGTGGTAGGCTTGGGTATTTTAATTGGAGAGGTATTTGAAATGTCAGGTGCGGGCGAAAAAATGGCAAATACCT encodes:
- a CDS encoding SDR family NAD(P)-dependent oxidoreductase, giving the protein MSIGENLEKLFSLEGKIILLTGAAGGIGSALAKGLADAGGDMVLCDIAEERLSEVENDIKSKGNKAKSYKLDLLSMDSIKDCVRAVIKDYGKVDVLINCAGINKREGFLDVDEATYDRIMNINLKGLFFLTQEVVKHMIKEHSGNIINISSHNAVGMLGGCSVYGASKSGVAALTRSMAIEWAKHGIRANAIAPGHILTPLTTETWEHPERSRYLKERIAMERPGNPEELVGIAVMLASDASSYMTGTMVHVDGGCLAGGSPWPYNTKY
- a CDS encoding transketolase, with product MDKQELIKKLEEQAKVLRRDIVEIVGVGLPGHIGGSCSSADIVTALYFYKMHLDPKNPKKVDRDRFLFSKGHAAIVQYAALAELGYFDKSELKKCKSLGSMLQGHPDYRKTPGVEANTGSLGQGLSIGLGMALGLKLDNIDRKVYVIVGDGEIAEGQIWEAAMAASNFKADNLIAILDNNELQATGPIAERFNTNPLIPKWESFGWNVIEINGHDMGQIIDALDEADNVKGKPTIIVAHTIKGKGISFAENAVEYHNGALTQEAYEKALTELSC
- a CDS encoding AraC family transcriptional regulator: MKADIDYIIPNISYMVYRKCTPEWHLATRSLDFYNLMILTEGQCVFAWKDGFAKLTKGYGVLIPPGTMHSAVTDPDDLMHCYAFNFRYHCACIENDEVTIYDYKDVPLPLDMVFKVTNLDRIVNILRELNDMWVHQRQGYKIKANGLFNVVIGELMGQHRLKGIAPAHIKRIENAVDYINEHYDTPITIADLAECAGLSPTYFEAEFKRIMGCTPIEYINNLRIDRSIELLLAGNYTIGEIAEKVGFSDIFYFSRVFKNKKGVSPTNYIKSS
- a CDS encoding FadR/GntR family transcriptional regulator, with the protein product MGIQPIKKANVSEQVYEQLKKQLLNGEWKQGDKIPSENELAEAFNVSRITVRHAIQKLTALGLIETRVGEGSFVREVKPGVYMNAIIPLAYLGENSTLEVLEFRYVVESESVGLAAERATQEDIAELKEILKNMEDVKEDAQLFAEADLRFHFKIAQITRNSLIIETYNILNDILETAMNDIVKRLGFEIGIYYHTKLLEAIEHHDSEHAKKIMKEHVNKTIENYRKERLVE
- a CDS encoding zinc-dependent alcohol dehydrogenase, which translates into the protein MKALMYYGPEDLRVTEVPEPVPLKNEALIKIKTCGICGSDVHGYLGITGRRIAPMVMGHEFSGEIVRFGEGTVCDYKIGDRVTVQPVDFCGECENCKNGYTNVCLNKRFFGVMDVNGAFEEYLAVPVKLLYKLPDNISFDEGALIEPLAVAYCGVKKAGDITGKNVLIAGGGTIGQMILSVVKAKNAKNIIVSDLSEFRLDMAKKLGATHVINPKDKNTDEFQRDIQNILDGRLVDVAFEAVGIAPTVTQALSSLKTQGTCIWVGNSAKMIELNMQDVVTKELKIFGTYIYTHEEFGETIDFLSETNLNLNTLISKEIDLEQAPAMFAELAKTTDKYLKVVVKF
- a CDS encoding uroporphyrinogen decarboxylase family protein, which produces MTSREIIKRVLEFKNPERIGYDFLSPHPSDIVWGGVSTGKATKWGKDPEILKLVPGFEGEVYMDEYGNIWGRLESITKGEVIRGALEDGWEGLDNYQLPDYSPLELYQPAKKRFEEQPDKYRLGGLPGFPFAIMRYIRRMENFLMDVLLYKEEVLRLNDMVVNMLLKVIDNYAAIGADGVTFAEDWGTQDRLLISPKTWRELFKPSFKVLVGRAHTHGMHVLMHSCGYIYDIIPDLIEVGIDALQLDQPELMGVERLGENFGGKVTFWSPVDIQKIMQTGNEQLIKEEAKKMIYYFGRYGGGFIAKDYPQWDAIGVKEEWAQWARDAFMNG